Within the Enterococcus hirae ATCC 9790 genome, the region GAAATCCTTGATGGGATGCAAAAACTTTGGCAAAAATAAGCTCCTTGAAATAAGCTGGAATTTTTCAAAAACATGAAAAGCTGTTTAAGCAACGGAGACATCCCCAATGCTTAAACAGCTTCTCTTTATTTCATTCATTGAACTGAATAATTTAACCAATCGATTGTTGCGAAAATTCCGCTTTGATTTCAATAAAGCTCTTAAAGGATTGCAAAAATTGAAACAATTCTGCTCGATCTTCAAATTCTAAACGTTCTTTGGGCATAGCCATGTCCCGATATAGTTCGTAGACTTCTTCAATCCGCTTCAATAATTCTTTTCCATCATTTTTTTCGGAAAAAGTTTCTGCAGTATAAACCAACAAGCCGTAAATATGCTTGCCATAAGGAACCGGGTCTTGGATTCGATCCAGATTCCCCTGCATATCTTTGATCACGTTGATTTGGGTTCGACGCATGGAAAAATACGTTTCATAGTATTGCGTTTGTTTCACCCAGTAATTCTCTTGGTACTTCCTAGCATCGCTCTGACTTTCTCTTACGAAAGCCAACAATTTATCACAAAGCAGTTGATTGTTGGTATTTCTTCCAGTCAGTAGGAAATCAGCCATGTTGTTTAAAATGATACGAAACTCTTCTTCGATCAATTGTTGATTTTTTTGTAGCTGTTTTTTGATATCCGGCATATAGATATTCGCTACTAATGCAAAAAAGACACCGATAGCCATTAAACTTGCTGCATTACCGATCAACGACCAACTCATATTTTTTTCACTTAAATAGTGTGTGACTAGCACAGAATTTACGACAATTCCATCCGTCAATTTTAACCCAACAGTCAGAGGAATAAACAGTAGTAGGAACAAGCCAAACCCCAAGATCGTATAATCAAAAATAAAAAAACTAATAAAAGCAATCACAGTTGCTAAAATAAATGCCGTAATCCTTAACATCCCAGTTCTTAAAGTTGAACGTTTCGTGTTGCCCACACTTAACAAAGCAATGATTCCTGCTGAAGGCCAAAACAATAATGAAAACATTTGGGCGGTAACCATGGACAACATACTACTAACCACTGTTTTCACGGTCCTCATTCCGATACGCATAAGCAACCCCTCTCTTTTCTTAGAATTATACTAAAAGACTTAGCTAAAAACTAGCAATCTCTTTAAAAGTTCGTTATCCTATTAAAAAGGACTAAAAGGAGAATAAGCGATGGAATTTGGCCGTTTTCGTTTAGGAATGCGAACAATAAAAAGCGCATTAGCAGTTTTTTTATGTATTTTATTTTTCCACGTCACTGATCGAGGACTACCGATGATTGCTGCATTGTCAGCTGTTTTTTCCTTGCGCCAAGATTTAACCACTACTGTTTCCTTTGGTCGTTCAAGAATCATTGGCAATTCAATCGGCGGCTTTCTCGGAATCATCTATTTTTTAGTAAAGAACTATTTTCACAATGATTTTTTAGTGGAATTATTTCTGCTGCCG harbors:
- a CDS encoding aromatic acid exporter family protein; this encodes MRIGMRTVKTVVSSMLSMVTAQMFSLLFWPSAGIIALLSVGNTKRSTLRTGMLRITAFILATVIAFISFFIFDYTILGFGLFLLLFIPLTVGLKLTDGIVVNSVLVTHYLSEKNMSWSLIGNAASLMAIGVFFALVANIYMPDIKKQLQKNQQLIEEEFRIILNNMADFLLTGRNTNNQLLCDKLLAFVRESQSDARKYQENYWVKQTQYYETYFSMRRTQINVIKDMQGNLDRIQDPVPYGKHIYGLLVYTAETFSEKNDGKELLKRIEEVYELYRDMAMPKERLEFEDRAELFQFLQSFKSFIEIKAEFSQQSIG